In Ostrea edulis chromosome 10, xbOstEdul1.1, whole genome shotgun sequence, one genomic interval encodes:
- the LOC130046537 gene encoding demethylmenaquinone methyltransferase-like, whose protein sequence is MACPATPRDLKQIVRDGLSTLLFSFGYKTGIIDAFIKIQQPCTAQELSQKSGKKLRYLQEWLSGMIGAGIVKLHEDGKYSLPYEEALLRQWGDVSSVIPIFYEQFSKLENVIEKDGPNGYGYYEPFLKWLDAYRSPDILQAWNQNFLVPVVELKQEKDFTLLDIGCGYGKHTREVAKLYPTCTLYGIDTDQVSIDQAKMELAKGGPQNIQYSCMKATELPPEWTDKFDFVFMNDVLHDAYGVDDILREFKRVLKPDGYGAVFDPPVSSYPEKQANDENAQFYMPFSLFSCLPVSSLGENGNGYGIGWGYERRKQKIEEHGFTLVKISEDINTIQEGIVFQKNVKQRYS, encoded by the exons ATGGCGTGCCCTGCAACTCCCCGAGATTTGAAGCAGATCGTGAGAGACGGACTGAGTACACTGCTGTTTAGTTTTGGTTACAAAACAGGAATAATCGATGCCTTTATAAAAATACAACAACCCTGCACGGCACAGGAACTCAGTCAAAAGTCTGGAAAAAAGTTACG ATACCTACAAGAATGGCTGAGTGGTATGATAGGAGCAGGAATCGTCAAACTCCACGAGGACGGAAAATACTCACTTCCGTATGAAGAAGCCTTATTACGACAATGGGGAGACGTTTCCTCCGTCATTCCTATTTTCTATGAGCAATTTTCAAAACTGGAAAATGTTATTGAAAAAGATGGACCAAATG GTTATGGATACTATGAACCCTTTCTGAAGTGGTTGGACGCATACCGCTCACCAGATATACTTCAGGCCTGGAACCAGAATTTTTTGGTCCCAGTGGTGGAGCTAAAACAAG AAAAGGATTTCACGCTGTTGGATATTGGGTGTGGTTATGGGAAACACACCAGAGAGGTGGCTAAACTGTATCCCACCTGTACATTATACGGTATCGACACAGACCAAGTCTCCATAGACCAAGCCAAGATGGAACTTGCAAAAGGTGGCCCGCAGAACATTCAGTATAGTTGCATGAAAGCGACTGAACTTCCACCAGAATGGACAGACAAATTTGATTTTGTCTTCATGAACGATGTCCTCCATGATGCATACGGTGTGGACGATATTTTGAGAGAGTTCAAGAGAGTTCTGAAACCAGATGGTTACGGAGCAGTGTTTGACCCGCCCGTGTCCTCTTATCCCGAAAAGCAAGCTAACGACGAAAATGCACAATTTTATATGCCTTTCAGTCTTTTTTCGTGCCTTCCAGTGAGTTCTTTGGGTGAAAATGGAAATGGGTATGGCATCGGTTGGGGATACGAGCGTCGAAAACAGAAGATAGAGGAACATGGGTTCACATTGGTCAAGATTAGTGAGGACATTAACACAATACAAGAGGGCATTGTCTTCCAAAAGAACGTAAAACAAAGATATtcttaa
- the LOC125666737 gene encoding demethylmenaquinone methyltransferase-like, translated as MASPATPRDLKQIVRDGLSTLLFSFGYKTGIIDAFIKIQQPCTAQELSQKSGKKLRYLQEWLSGMIGAGIVKLHEDGKYSLPYEEPILRQWGDVSSVIPIFYEQFSKLENVIEKDGPNGYGYYQPFLKWLDACRSPDMLQAWNQNFLVPVVELKQEKDFTLLDIGCGYGKHTREVAKLYPTCTIYGIDTDQVSIDQAKMELAEGGPQNIQYSCIKASELPPEWTDKFDFVLMNDVLHDAYGVDDILREFKRVLKPDGYGAVFDPPVSSYPEKQANNESAQLFMPFSLFSCLPVSSLGENGNGYGIGWGYERRKQKIEEHGFTLIKISEDINTIQEGIVFQKNVKQGYS; from the exons ATGGCGTCCCCTGCAACTCCCCGAGATTTGAAGCAGATCGTGAGAGACGGACTAAGTACACTGCTGTTTAGTTTTGGTTACAAAACAGGAATAATCGATGCCTTTATAAAAATACAACAACCCTGCACGGCACAGGAACTCAGTCAAAAGTCTGGAAAAAAGTTACG ATACCTACAAGAATGGCTGAGTGGTATGATTGGAGCAGGAATCGTCAAACTCCACGAGGACGGAAAATACTCACTTCCGTATGAGGAACCTATATTACGACAATGGGGAGACGTTTCCTCCGTCATTCCTATTTTCTATGAGCAATTTTCAAAACTGGAAAATGTTATTGAAAAAGATGGACCAAATG GTTATGGATACTATCAACCCTTTCTGAAGTGGTTGGACGCATGTCGCTCACCAGATATGCTTCAGGCCTGGAACCAGAATTTCCTGGTCCCAGTGGTGGAGCTGAAACAAG AAAAGGATTTCACGCTGTTGGATATTGGATGTGGTTATGGGAAACACACCAGAGAGGTGGCTAAACTGTATCCCACCTGTACAATATACGGAATCGACACAGACCAAGTCTCCATAGACCAAGCCAAGATGGAACTTGCAGAAGGTGGTCCGCAGAACATCCAGTATAGTTGCATAAAAGCGAGTGAACTTCCACCGGAATGGACAGACAAATTTGATTTCGTCCTCATGAACGATGTCCTCCATGATGCATACGGTGTGGACGATATTCTGAGAGAGTTCAAGAGAGTTCTGAAACCAGATGGTTACGGAGCAGTGTTTGACCCGCCCGTGTCCTCTTATCCCGAAAAGCAAGCTAACAACGAAAGTGCACAATTATTTATGCCTTTCAGTCTTTTTTCGTGCCTTCCAGTGAGTTCTTTGGGTGAAAATGGAAATGGGTATGGCATCGGTTGGGGATACGAGCGTCGGAAACAGAAGATAGAGGAACATGGGTTCACATTGATCAAGATTAGTGAAGACATTAACACAATACAAGAGGGTATTGTCTTCCAAAAGAACGTAAAACAAGGATATTCTTAA
- the LOC125666356 gene encoding neuronal acetylcholine receptor subunit beta-3-like produces MEYSFASLMLLWGVCTVSGITAYSLTDENNLQTALMSGYKTNLRPGANRSVPLEVFTSFHLFFVKEFEEYSGKFTVNGVFYTEWYDERLKWDNNSYNGLEKTTFFQTELWLPNFININPFNKIFGLGSDLMTIDVFSTGLCVWIPYQSFEVICDADVTKYPFDTQFCTLNFFVWGHKNDSVKINITDSQVGFALYKEHGLWDITKTRTYTRTSAYGHDEIIVGLWLKRRSAFYIASFIIPMFSIGMLMGFVFFLPPEAGERVGFITTVLLSYIVFLTIIQDKLPESSEPSVSVISYILVVCVLNGTLTTVMVILSLQIHHSSDDSTIPRCVVCFVKRRGTRVNNIQTVESKSTAFTEETTNEVTWSDIGKTFDKLCMIICTTGYVLCAVIYFCLVLT; encoded by the coding sequence ATGGAGTACTCATTCGCATCTTTGATGCTGCTCTGGGGAGTGTGCACGGTTAGCGGTATTACTGCGTACTCTCTGACAGATGAAAATAACTTGCAGACGGCTTTAATGTCAGGCTACAAGACCAATTTACGACCAGGAGCTAATAGGTCGGTTCCTCTTGAAGTATTCACCTCGTTTCACCTCTTTTTCGTCAAGGAATTTGAGGAATACAGTGGAAAGTTTACTGTAAATGGTGTCTTTTACACAGAATGGTACGATGAAAGGCTTAAGTGGGATAACAATTCCTATAACGGCTTAGAAAAAACTACCTTCTTTCAGACAGAATTATGGCTACCAAACTTCATTAATATAAATCCTTTCAATAAAATCTTCGGACTTGGAAGCGATTTAATGACAATCGATGTATTTTCTACTGGACTGTGTGTTTGGATTCCATACCAATCGTTTGAGGTGATCTGCGATGCGGATGTGACGAAATATCCTTTTGATACTCAGTTTTGTACTTTGAATTTTTTCGTATGGGGTCACAAAAATGACTCTGTGAAAATAAATATCACCGATTCACAGGTGGGGTTTGCTTTGTACAAAGAACATGGACTTTGGGATATTACAAAGACTAGGACGTACACAAGGACAAGCGCATATGGACATGATGAAATCATAGTTGGATTGTGGTTAAAACGCAGGTCAGCATTCTACATCGCTTCTTTTATCATACCAATGTTTTCAATTGGTATGCTGATGGGATTTGTGTTTTTTCTACCTCCAGAAGCTGGAGAACGAGTTGGTTTCATCACGACTGTGCTGTTGAGTTATATTGTGTTTTTGACCATCATTCAAGACAAACTTCCAGAGTCTTCAGAACCAAGCGTATCGGTGATAAGTTACATACTCGTCGTGTGCGTTTTGAATGGAACCCTGACCACTGTTATGGTCATTCTTAGCTTGCAAATACACCATTCGTCCGATGACAGCACTATCCCGCGTTGTGTCGTCTGTTTTGTGAAACGTAGAGGAACCAGAGTCAATAATATCCAGACTGTTGAATCAAAATCCACAGCTTTTACGGAGGAAACTACAAATGAAGTCACGTGGTCGGACATAGGAAAGACTTTTGATAAATTGTGTATGATTATTTGCACAACGGGGTACGTTCTTTGCGCTGTTATATATTTTTGCCTTGTATTGACATAA